The following proteins come from a genomic window of Cyanobacteria bacterium GSL.Bin1:
- the tnpB gene encoding IS200/IS605 family element transposase accessory protein TnpB produces MKQVITAKLKLNLSTEQKTLLREVSLCYRDAMNYTSQVAFKNNRTSSANKLQKLVYYDIRDKFRLPAQMACNVCRQVGATYRTLWTKVKQNNQHRKQGYTKKRYKGLDQPPQFISRTCNLNYGRDFSFVREGVSIITLQGRIKVSFSGYQKHLDLIQSGIAKASGAKIFYTSSNKTYYLLVSLEIQKPDIQPSDIKRVSGVDVGQRYLAVETDTKNQTNFYNGKAVVHKASHYQRKRKQVQRKGTRSAKRRLKSLSGRERRFRADINHQIAKSIAKPSSLIGLENLTHLRERTQPRRKSKKASTKQRKANHKQASWSFAELQSFIDYKAVLNNSMAVKVDADYTSQSCPCCGHTSRTNRPNKGLTFHCENCGFDLHADLVGARNIAMRTLLVRQDWVSTGSLSACPSTERSRSADVSPNEAKAMRLSRFMELRWTAETSPNHIAFSD; encoded by the coding sequence ATGAAACAAGTCATCACAGCCAAATTGAAGTTGAACCTCTCGACTGAGCAAAAAACGCTCTTGAGAGAGGTTTCTTTATGTTATCGTGATGCAATGAACTACACTTCACAAGTAGCGTTCAAGAATAATCGCACCAGTAGTGCTAACAAGTTACAAAAGCTCGTTTACTACGACATTCGAGACAAGTTCCGTCTTCCTGCTCAGATGGCTTGCAATGTCTGCCGTCAAGTAGGAGCTACCTATCGAACACTCTGGACAAAAGTTAAACAGAATAATCAACATCGTAAGCAAGGATATACCAAGAAAAGATACAAGGGGTTAGATCAACCACCTCAGTTTATATCTCGTACTTGCAACCTCAATTATGGAAGAGACTTTTCCTTCGTTAGGGAAGGAGTGAGTATCATTACTTTACAAGGAAGAATTAAAGTTTCCTTCTCTGGCTATCAGAAACACTTAGACCTAATTCAGTCTGGGATTGCCAAAGCTAGTGGGGCAAAGATCTTTTATACTTCTTCCAACAAGACTTACTATTTGCTGGTCAGTCTAGAAATACAAAAGCCTGACATTCAACCTTCAGATATTAAGCGGGTTAGTGGTGTTGATGTTGGTCAACGTTACCTCGCAGTAGAAACTGATACGAAAAACCAGACCAATTTCTATAACGGTAAAGCAGTTGTCCACAAAGCAAGTCACTATCAAAGAAAGAGGAAGCAAGTGCAGCGCAAAGGCACTCGTTCAGCTAAGAGACGATTAAAGTCTTTGTCTGGACGAGAAAGACGGTTTCGCGCTGACATTAACCACCAAATTGCTAAAAGTATTGCTAAACCTAGCTCCCTTATTGGTTTGGAGAACTTAACCCACCTTCGAGAACGAACCCAACCTCGTCGTAAGAGTAAAAAAGCATCTACCAAACAAAGAAAAGCCAACCACAAACAAGCAAGTTGGTCTTTTGCTGAACTCCAATCATTTATTGACTATAAGGCCGTCTTAAATAATTCTATGGCCGTCAAAGTAGATGCTGATTACACTTCCCAAAGTTGTCCTTGTTGTGGGCATACTTCTCGGACGAACCGACCTAACAAAGGGTTAACTTTTCACTGTGAGAACTGCGGGTTTGACCTCCATGCTGACTTGGTAGGAGCTAGGAACATAGCAATGAGAACGCTGCTCGTTCGGCAAGACTGGGTGAGTACGGGTAGTTTGTCAGCCTGCCCTAGCACTGAGCGCAGTCGAAGTGCTGATGTTTCGCCGAATGAAGCCAAAGCCATGCGCCTTTCGAGGTTTATGGAACTGCGGTGGACGGCAGAAACAAGCCCCAATCACATCGCGTTTAGCGATTGA